A genomic segment from Sorangium aterium encodes:
- a CDS encoding acyl-CoA desaturase: MELIAVLIAHSTLSVFFQTFFLHRYASHRMFTMPKRWERIFHLLTYVTQGSSYLVPRAYAILHRMHHAYSDTPKDPHSPRYFAEPVSMMLSTAKRYDAICDGTAEVEPRFLGGYPEWRTLDRVGNSWVSRLAWGTGYALFYIAFATHWWQFLFVPLHWTMGPLHGAIVNWCGHRYGYRNFNGDDDSRNTLALDLVTLGELFQNNHHKYPQSPSFAVRWFEIDPAYQVIRVFAWMGILQMPERRQIARLDTGAPDLEG, translated from the coding sequence ATGGAACTCATCGCCGTCCTGATCGCCCACTCGACATTATCGGTCTTTTTCCAGACCTTCTTCCTGCACCGATACGCCTCGCATCGGATGTTCACAATGCCGAAGCGCTGGGAACGAATCTTCCATCTTCTCACCTACGTCACGCAGGGCTCCTCGTACCTTGTGCCCCGGGCGTACGCGATCTTGCACCGCATGCACCATGCCTACAGCGACACCCCGAAGGACCCGCACTCGCCACGCTACTTCGCGGAGCCCGTCTCCATGATGCTGTCGACCGCCAAGCGCTATGACGCCATCTGCGACGGAACGGCGGAGGTGGAGCCACGCTTTCTGGGCGGCTACCCCGAGTGGCGCACGCTCGACCGCGTCGGCAACTCGTGGGTCAGCCGCCTCGCGTGGGGGACGGGCTACGCGCTCTTCTACATCGCGTTCGCCACGCATTGGTGGCAGTTCCTGTTCGTCCCGCTCCACTGGACGATGGGCCCGCTACACGGCGCCATCGTGAACTGGTGCGGCCACCGCTATGGTTACCGGAACTTCAACGGCGACGACGACTCGCGCAACACGCTCGCCCTCGACCTCGTGACGCTCGGCGAGCTCTTTCAGAACAACCACCACAAGTACCCGCAGAGCCCGAGCTTCGCGGTGCGCTGGTTCGAGATCGACCCGGCCTACCAGGTCATCCGCGTGTTCGCGTGGATGGGCATCCTCCAGATGCCCGAGAGGCGCCAGATCGCCCGGCTGGACACCGGGGCCCCGGATCTCGAGGGTTGA
- a CDS encoding MBL fold metallo-hydrolase: MDNAQSDDVEEGDWGRLHVTRACCGAGVCRNFAPELLGEVAPAHWEAMDGDVRRRGPAVLAGTYDEGAFTGILRQPRCRADLEAARSAVAACPVNALRLRSSPSRARAGLGALGAPFRAWPRRIEEDVWALGHPARENAGATAYFIERPGGGVLVDLPSPTEAVFRFLEAHGGVRWIFLTHRDHTAHHAEFAARFPGCRRVLGAVDVSPRGDGRNPATSDVEIKLRERLEPMSLDGSPLADGDLAGAELAVLSQPGHTAGSMCLLYRGRFLFTGDHLAYSRRIGQIVAFRLQCWNDWERQIRSVRRLVALAGAGQLRFAWLLPGHGEWHRLEGDGGAPATAAELRRALVWMERQAPGHVPFFRFIPWLQSRSYPGTRLARAVHAIGGEGPGSEAWVLPRAARPYLPDYRPEKAAAAWLRVSLVAATALGAATAAARLAARAAGAVAKRRA; encoded by the coding sequence ATGGACAACGCGCAGAGCGATGATGTCGAGGAGGGCGACTGGGGGCGACTTCACGTCACGCGCGCCTGCTGTGGTGCAGGCGTTTGCAGGAACTTCGCTCCAGAGCTCCTGGGCGAGGTCGCGCCCGCGCACTGGGAGGCCATGGACGGCGACGTGCGGCGCCGCGGCCCCGCCGTGCTCGCGGGCACCTATGATGAAGGGGCCTTCACCGGCATCCTGCGCCAGCCCCGGTGCCGGGCCGATCTCGAGGCGGCGCGTTCGGCTGTCGCCGCCTGCCCGGTCAACGCCTTGCGCCTCCGATCGTCGCCGTCCCGCGCGCGCGCCGGGCTGGGAGCGCTCGGGGCCCCGTTCCGCGCCTGGCCCCGCCGCATCGAAGAGGACGTCTGGGCCCTCGGCCATCCCGCGCGCGAAAACGCGGGCGCGACGGCGTACTTCATCGAGCGCCCCGGCGGCGGCGTGCTCGTCGACCTGCCGAGCCCGACCGAGGCGGTCTTCCGTTTCCTCGAAGCGCACGGCGGCGTGCGGTGGATCTTCCTCACCCACCGTGACCACACCGCGCACCACGCCGAGTTCGCGGCCCGCTTCCCCGGGTGTCGCCGCGTCCTCGGCGCCGTGGACGTGAGCCCGCGCGGTGACGGGCGCAATCCGGCCACGTCCGATGTGGAGATCAAGCTCAGGGAGCGCCTCGAGCCCATGAGCCTCGACGGCTCGCCGCTCGCCGACGGCGACCTCGCCGGCGCCGAGCTCGCCGTGCTCTCCCAGCCCGGCCACACCGCAGGCTCGATGTGCCTGCTGTACAGGGGCCGCTTCCTGTTCACCGGCGACCACCTCGCCTATTCGCGCCGCATCGGTCAGATCGTGGCGTTCCGGCTCCAGTGCTGGAACGACTGGGAGCGACAGATCCGCTCCGTGCGCCGCCTGGTCGCGCTGGCGGGCGCCGGCCAGCTCCGCTTCGCGTGGCTCCTGCCTGGCCATGGCGAATGGCACCGACTCGAAGGCGACGGGGGCGCTCCCGCGACGGCCGCCGAGCTCCGGCGCGCGCTCGTCTGGATGGAGCGGCAGGCGCCTGGGCACGTCCCTTTCTTCCGCTTCATCCCCTGGTTGCAGAGCCGCTCGTATCCCGGCACTCGCCTCGCGCGCGCGGTGCACGCGATCGGCGGAGAGGGCCCCGGGAGCGAGGCCTGGGTGCTGCCGCGCGCCGCCCGCCCGTACCTGCCCGATTACCGGCCAGAGAAGGCCGCCGCCGCGTGGCTGCGGGTCTCCCTGGTCGCGGCGACGGCGCTCGGCGCCGCGACGGCCGCGGCCCGGCTCGCCGCGCGCGCGGCGGGGGCGGTCGCGAAGCGGCGGGCGTGA
- a CDS encoding PfaD family polyunsaturated fatty acid/polyketide biosynthesis protein codes for MIEDPQVIRSAGLQPIGIWRSGPWLPAFTSTDLREAVSCVREPVHVVRETPDGRVGVSRGGAVLREDQVNGVPTFPLLGTLPALYPEWLGDRSFVEVHGLRFPYVAGAMANGIHTTRLTIAMAKAGMMGFFGAAGLGLHRIEQAIDEISAALGADGPTWGCNLIHAPNQPRLESDTVELYLKRGVRRAEAAAYMGLNPMVVRFAYSGVKRLPDGRVDRKNHLFAKISRPEVAARFLSPAPAEILDTCVRNGWLTRDEAELARSLPVAEDITVEADSGGHTDNQPLVALFPVILGVRDELAAKYGYHRPIRVGAAGGLSTPESIAAAFALGAAYVLTGSVNQSCIESGLSDEGKKMLAQADLPDVVMTPAADMFELGVQVQVLKRGTMFGVRAQRLYDLYVAHDSIESLPTDVRARIERELFQMSCDEVWAGCERFFTERDPAELERAAREPKHKMALIFRWYLGMSSKWAIAGDPKRRADYQIWCGPAMGAFNRWVKGSFLEDPARRTAVQVARNLLEGAAVVTRAQQLRTYGVPVPSAAFHFTPRPLA; via the coding sequence ATGATTGAGGATCCGCAGGTCATCCGCAGCGCCGGCCTCCAGCCGATCGGCATCTGGCGCAGCGGGCCCTGGCTCCCCGCGTTCACATCGACAGACTTGCGGGAGGCCGTCTCCTGCGTGCGAGAGCCGGTGCACGTGGTGCGTGAGACGCCGGATGGGCGCGTCGGCGTGTCCCGGGGCGGCGCTGTCCTCCGCGAGGATCAGGTCAATGGGGTCCCCACGTTCCCGCTCCTCGGCACGCTGCCCGCCCTGTACCCGGAGTGGCTCGGAGACCGCTCCTTCGTCGAGGTCCACGGCCTGCGCTTCCCCTACGTGGCCGGCGCGATGGCGAACGGCATCCACACGACGCGGCTCACGATCGCGATGGCCAAGGCAGGCATGATGGGGTTCTTCGGCGCCGCAGGCCTCGGGCTGCACCGGATCGAGCAGGCGATCGACGAAATTTCCGCGGCGCTCGGCGCGGACGGCCCCACCTGGGGCTGCAACCTCATCCACGCTCCGAACCAGCCCAGGCTGGAGAGCGACACGGTGGAGCTCTACCTGAAGAGGGGAGTCCGGCGGGCCGAGGCGGCCGCCTACATGGGCCTGAACCCGATGGTCGTGCGGTTCGCCTACAGCGGCGTCAAGCGCTTGCCCGACGGCCGCGTCGACCGGAAGAACCACCTGTTCGCGAAGATCTCGCGCCCGGAGGTCGCCGCGCGCTTCCTGTCGCCCGCGCCGGCCGAGATCCTCGATACCTGCGTTCGCAACGGGTGGCTCACCCGCGACGAGGCGGAGCTCGCGCGGAGCCTGCCGGTCGCCGAGGACATCACCGTGGAAGCGGACTCCGGCGGTCACACCGACAACCAGCCCCTCGTCGCGCTGTTCCCCGTGATCCTCGGCGTCCGCGACGAGCTCGCGGCGAAGTACGGGTATCACCGGCCGATCCGCGTCGGCGCCGCCGGCGGCCTCTCCACGCCGGAGTCGATCGCCGCCGCGTTCGCGCTCGGGGCCGCGTACGTGCTCACGGGCTCGGTCAACCAGTCGTGCATCGAGTCGGGCCTCTCCGACGAGGGCAAGAAGATGCTGGCCCAGGCCGATCTCCCGGACGTTGTGATGACGCCGGCCGCCGACATGTTCGAGCTCGGCGTGCAGGTCCAGGTGCTCAAGCGCGGCACGATGTTCGGTGTCCGCGCGCAGCGGCTCTACGACCTCTACGTCGCCCACGACTCCATCGAGTCGCTGCCCACGGACGTGCGCGCGCGCATCGAGAGGGAGCTGTTCCAGATGTCGTGCGACGAGGTGTGGGCGGGCTGCGAGCGGTTCTTCACGGAGCGCGACCCCGCGGAGCTCGAGCGCGCCGCGCGCGAGCCGAAGCACAAGATGGCGCTGATCTTCCGCTGGTATCTCGGCATGTCCAGCAAGTGGGCGATCGCCGGGGACCCGAAGCGCCGCGCCGATTACCAGATCTGGTGCGGCCCGGCCATGGGCGCGTTCAACCGCTGGGTCAAGGGGTCGTTCCTCGAGGACCCGGCGCGCCGCACGGCGGTCCAGGTCGCGCGCAACCTGCTCGAGGGCGCGGCCGTCGTCACGCGCGCGCAGCAGCTCCGGACGTACGGCGTCCCCGTGCCGAGCGCCGCATTCCACTTCACTCCTCGCCCGCTCGCCTGA
- a CDS encoding ATP-binding protein: MRRLYRLSAKISRLLAARRTREARARTPRVAPPDEAPTGTAAQEWTPQPVDQQQAVLKYVIANVPHAIFWKDRHGRFLGGNQNFLNDTNTKVLENLVGKTDFDVWGSKNAECFVRIDREVMEGGTPMLDVEEPLLRPDGEQRFLLTSKVPIRDERGDVTGILGIYADITERKRMEIELQKAKEAADAAACAKGEFLTVMSHELRTPLSLILGPLESLLSNRDEPLSPRVRTDLELVQRSGRRLRRLVDDVLDHQKIEAGKMQIDWEAVDVGELVSDMVEEARPAAARGGLDLSIHLDPELRRVPADRRKLEKIALNLLGNALKFTPPGGRVTVDLRALDGQFELSVEDTGPGIPEDRRHLLFQRFQQIDASATRKHEGTGIGLSLAKELTELMGGTVGVESEPGVGSRFFVRLPRAADFLAARRAPVAPEPPRSVNGAGTSEAPPSSVNLRGFEVPPLSAAGAPRGDGGAEGPRVLVVEDNPDMRSYLADILSAGHEIVLATNGREALESIAAKRPDVIVSDVMMPEMDGFELVRRIKGDPALRAIPVLLLTARASGAEAVGGLDVGADEYMSKPFDPLELRARVRAAERLHRAYLELAAKNRELAAALERLSETQQELLQAGKMAAIGTLVAGLSHEMNNPVSAILMNAQLLLRRHRKGHGLPDEATILKALSTIERQANRCSDLVTALLEYARGKPIGREPCDVRAALRRAVDLSAPRARERRVHLEADSTTSALPEVLVNASQLESALLNVIGNALDASPHGSAVVVEARPLPRGDIHGVEIDVHDHGCGIRTEDLSRIFEPFFTTKPPGQGTGLGLSLTHRFIEEHHGSIRIESALGEGTTVRMWLPALQANGAE, from the coding sequence ATGAGACGTCTCTACCGCCTCTCCGCCAAGATCAGCAGGCTCCTCGCGGCCCGTCGGACGCGCGAAGCACGCGCGAGGACGCCCCGTGTGGCGCCGCCGGACGAGGCCCCGACTGGCACCGCCGCCCAGGAATGGACGCCGCAGCCCGTCGATCAGCAGCAGGCGGTGCTCAAGTACGTCATCGCCAACGTCCCCCACGCCATCTTCTGGAAAGACCGTCATGGACGGTTTCTCGGGGGAAATCAGAACTTCCTCAACGACACCAACACGAAGGTGCTGGAGAACCTCGTCGGCAAGACCGATTTCGACGTGTGGGGCAGCAAGAACGCGGAGTGCTTCGTGCGCATCGACCGGGAGGTCATGGAGGGCGGCACCCCGATGCTCGACGTCGAGGAGCCGCTGCTCCGCCCGGACGGCGAGCAGCGGTTCCTGCTCACAAGCAAGGTGCCCATCCGCGACGAGCGCGGCGATGTGACGGGGATCCTCGGGATCTACGCGGACATCACCGAGCGCAAACGCATGGAGATCGAGCTCCAGAAGGCCAAGGAGGCGGCGGACGCCGCGGCCTGCGCCAAGGGAGAGTTCCTCACGGTGATGAGCCACGAGCTCCGGACGCCGCTCTCCCTCATCCTGGGACCGCTCGAGTCGCTCCTGTCCAACCGGGACGAACCGCTCTCGCCGCGGGTGCGGACCGACCTCGAGCTCGTCCAGCGCAGCGGGCGGCGGCTCCGACGGCTGGTCGACGATGTCCTCGATCATCAGAAGATCGAGGCCGGCAAGATGCAGATCGACTGGGAGGCCGTCGACGTCGGAGAGCTGGTGTCGGACATGGTGGAGGAGGCTCGCCCGGCGGCGGCGCGCGGTGGGCTCGATCTATCGATTCACCTGGATCCCGAGCTGCGGAGGGTCCCCGCCGACCGGCGCAAGCTCGAGAAGATCGCGCTCAACCTGCTGGGCAACGCGCTGAAGTTTACCCCGCCTGGCGGGCGCGTCACCGTCGACCTGAGGGCGCTCGATGGCCAGTTCGAGCTCTCGGTCGAGGACACCGGTCCTGGCATCCCGGAGGACAGGAGACACCTGCTCTTTCAACGGTTTCAGCAGATCGACGCCTCGGCGACGCGAAAGCACGAGGGGACGGGGATCGGGCTGTCGCTGGCCAAGGAGCTCACGGAGCTCATGGGCGGCACGGTCGGCGTGGAGAGCGAGCCCGGGGTCGGCTCTCGCTTCTTCGTGCGGCTCCCGCGCGCCGCGGATTTCCTGGCAGCGAGGCGGGCGCCCGTCGCGCCAGAGCCGCCGAGGTCGGTCAACGGCGCGGGCACCTCCGAGGCCCCCCCGTCGTCGGTCAACCTCCGCGGCTTCGAGGTGCCTCCGCTGTCCGCCGCAGGCGCGCCCCGCGGCGACGGCGGCGCGGAGGGGCCGCGCGTGCTCGTGGTGGAAGACAACCCGGACATGAGATCTTACCTGGCAGACATCCTGTCGGCCGGACACGAGATCGTCCTGGCGACGAACGGCCGGGAAGCGCTCGAGTCGATCGCGGCGAAGCGGCCCGATGTCATCGTCTCGGACGTGATGATGCCGGAGATGGACGGATTCGAGCTGGTCCGGCGGATCAAGGGGGATCCCGCGCTCCGGGCCATCCCGGTCCTCCTCTTGACGGCCAGGGCGAGCGGCGCCGAGGCCGTCGGGGGGCTCGACGTCGGCGCCGACGAGTACATGAGCAAGCCGTTCGACCCCCTGGAGCTCAGGGCGCGAGTCCGCGCCGCGGAGCGGCTGCACCGCGCCTATCTGGAGCTCGCAGCGAAGAACCGCGAGCTCGCGGCGGCGCTGGAGCGGCTCTCGGAGACGCAGCAGGAGCTCCTCCAGGCGGGCAAGATGGCGGCGATAGGGACGCTTGTGGCGGGGCTGTCTCACGAGATGAACAACCCGGTGTCGGCCATCCTGATGAACGCCCAGCTGCTGCTCAGGCGGCACCGGAAGGGCCACGGGCTGCCGGACGAGGCCACGATCCTGAAGGCGCTCAGCACCATCGAGCGGCAGGCGAACCGGTGCTCGGATCTCGTGACGGCGCTGCTCGAGTACGCGCGCGGCAAGCCGATCGGCCGGGAGCCGTGCGACGTGCGCGCGGCGCTCCGCCGCGCGGTCGACCTGTCCGCGCCGCGGGCGCGCGAGCGCAGGGTCCACCTCGAGGCGGACAGCACCACGTCGGCGCTGCCCGAGGTGCTCGTCAACGCATCGCAGCTCGAGTCGGCCTTGCTCAACGTGATAGGCAATGCGCTCGACGCCAGCCCGCACGGCAGCGCCGTGGTGGTCGAGGCTCGCCCGCTCCCGCGCGGCGACATCCACGGCGTGGAGATCGACGTGCACGACCACGGCTGCGGCATCCGCACCGAGGACCTGAGCCGCATCTTCGAGCCGTTCTTCACGACGAAGCCGCCCGGGCAAGGGACCGGGCTCGGGCTGTCGCTGACGCACCGGTTCATCGAGGAGCACCACGGCAGCATCCGTATCGAGAGCGCGCTGGGCGAGGGCACGACGGTGCGCATGTGGCTGCCCGCGCTGCAAGCGAACGGGGCGGAGTGA
- a CDS encoding transglutaminase-like domain-containing protein, with the protein MQIRIGYELLYEFPRPTPVILTLSVHYSRVSDLVRPDHMLTSPAIPVRAYRDAFGNWCSRILAPAGQLRISADAVVNDTGAPDRVVTSAEQHPVEALPEETLVFLLGSRYCETDRLSEAAWDLFGRSPTGWGRVQAICDFVHRHITFGYEFASPTKTAAEVFNDRRGVCRDYAHLAIAFCRCLNVPARYCTGYLGDIGVPPPHGTMDFSGWFEAYLGGEWYTFDARNNVPRIGRVLIARGRDAADVAISTTFGRNTLRSFRVWTDEIAG; encoded by the coding sequence ATGCAGATCCGCATAGGTTACGAGCTGCTCTACGAATTCCCGCGACCCACGCCGGTGATCTTGACGCTGAGCGTCCACTACTCGCGCGTGTCCGATCTGGTGCGGCCCGATCACATGCTCACCAGCCCGGCGATCCCGGTTCGAGCCTACCGGGACGCCTTCGGCAACTGGTGTAGCCGTATCCTCGCGCCGGCGGGGCAGCTGAGGATCTCCGCCGACGCGGTGGTGAACGATACGGGCGCGCCGGACCGCGTCGTGACCTCGGCCGAGCAGCACCCCGTTGAAGCGCTGCCAGAAGAGACGCTGGTGTTCTTGCTGGGCAGCCGGTACTGCGAGACGGATCGCCTTTCAGAGGCGGCATGGGACCTGTTTGGCCGGTCGCCCACCGGCTGGGGTCGCGTGCAGGCCATCTGCGACTTCGTTCATCGGCACATCACCTTTGGGTACGAGTTCGCGAGCCCTACCAAGACGGCGGCGGAGGTGTTCAACGATCGGAGAGGCGTCTGTAGAGATTATGCGCATCTTGCGATCGCATTCTGCCGTTGCCTGAATGTTCCGGCTCGATACTGCACCGGCTACCTGGGCGACATCGGCGTGCCTCCTCCTCACGGGACCATGGACTTCTCGGGCTGGTTCGAGGCCTATCTCGGTGGCGAGTGGTACACGTTCGATGCGCGCAACAACGTGCCTCGCATCGGACGCGTGCTGATCGCCCGCGGGCGGGATGCCGCCGACGTGGCGATCTCCACGACATTTGGCCGGAACACGTTGAGGAGCTTCCGCGTGTGGACGGATGAGATCGCGGGCTAG